In Bradysia coprophila strain Holo2 unplaced genomic scaffold, BU_Bcop_v1 contig_350, whole genome shotgun sequence, a genomic segment contains:
- the LOC119080303 gene encoding apolipoprotein D-like, which translates to MLSSYLIYVCFAAFTIVLSANALHKEEKTSTCRESPIFQNFNATGFLGRWYLHSSYHHDFEDGCDCYTSEVVALDATVTSFRTTNCCQMTKVSNATQRCNLSVNHSRLTNPEKKEANFMYIRTGVTVESRGWIVDIDYDNYMIIHGCDYVSDEEERETLWIMTRNAEINAKVATKIDEVIAANNFDKDKIIEQRKGADICKSKRPSTRTGLDNLV; encoded by the exons ATGTTGTCTTCGTATCTAATCTACGTTTGCTTTGCCGCATTCACAATAGTTCTCTCAGCCAATGCACTACATAAAGAAGAGAAAACTTCAACGTGCCGCGAATCGccgattttccaaaatttcaatgCAACAGGCTTTCTGGGCCGTTGGTACCTGCATTCTAGTTATCATCATGACTTTGAAGATGGTTGCGACTGTTATACATCAGAGGTGGTCGCTCTTGATGCCACCGTCACTTCATTCCGAACTACGAATTGTTGTCAAATGACAAAAGTAAGCAATGCTACCCAAAGGTGCAATCTCAGCGTCAATCACTCAAGGCTTACGAATCCAGAGAAAAAGGAAGCAAATTTTATGTATATTAGGACAGGAG TAACTGTTGAGTCACGTGGTTGGATCGTCGACATCGACTACGACAATTACATGATCATTCATGGATGTGATTACGTCAGCGATGAAGAGGAACGTGAAACGTTATGGATTATGACACGTAATGCAGAAATTAATGCCAAGGTAGCGACGAAAATTGATGAAGTTATTGCGGCCAACAACTTTGACAAGGACAAAATCATCGAGCAACGAAAAGGAGCCGATAT atgTAAATCGAAAAGACCATCGACAAGGACGGGACTGGACAATTTAGTATGA